A window from Culex pipiens pallens isolate TS chromosome 3, TS_CPP_V2, whole genome shotgun sequence encodes these proteins:
- the LOC120424873 gene encoding death-associated inhibitor of apoptosis 1-like, whose amino-acid sequence MNQIEFDAGPYEEESEQDFGRFKFNARFQEYNGLRSRLMTFDAVAQWSGPKVSLLAEAGFFYTGVRDVVACFYCGLRLAEWKQSESPWWMHALYVPEDGCDYLSHMKGKRYAESRGRRPSLAEPQWCFDADRNDDGDWVPCADKLACALCLWEEWMTPAGLN is encoded by the coding sequence ATGAACCAAATCGAGTTCGACGCCGGTCCGTACGAGGAAGAATCGGAGCAGGACTTTGGTCGGTTCAAGTTCAACGCCCGATTTCAAGAGTACAACGGACTTCGCAGCCGCTTGATGACCTTCGACGCCGTGGCCCAGTGGAGTGGACCCAAGGTGAGCCTGCTGGCGGAGGCTGGATTCTTCTACACCGGCGTGCGGGACGTGGTCGCGTGCTTCTACTGTGGGCTGCGGTTGGCCGAGTGGAAGCAGAGCGAGAGTCCCTGGTGGATGCATGCCTTGTACGTGCCGGAAGACGGTTGCGACTATCTGAGCCACATGAAGGGTAAGCGGTACGCGGAAAGTCGAGGACGGCGGCCGAGTTTGGCGGAACCGCAGTGGTGCTTCGATGCGGACAGGAACGACGACGGGGATTGGGTTCCCTGTGCGGACAAGCTGGCTTGCGCGCTGTGCCTGTGGGAGGAGTGGATGACGCCGGCTGGACTGAACTGA